A window of Conger conger chromosome 13, fConCon1.1, whole genome shotgun sequence contains these coding sequences:
- the LOC133107581 gene encoding tripartite motif-containing protein 16-like — MAEGGILLDHDQFSCAICLDLLKDPVTIPCGHSYCRGCIKGCWNQDDHTGVYSCPQCRTTFTPRPVLGRNTMLADVVEKLKKTGLQAAPSALCYAGPGDVACDVCTGRKRKAVKSCLVCLASYCETHLKLHNELNPGNTHNIVNAIGHLQDNICPQHKKLLEIYCRTDQQCICLLCVFDEHRGHDSVSVAVERTEQQKQLGATQSQFQQRLQEREKELQDLRQAVQSLKHSAQTVVEDNERIFTEMIRSIERRCSEMKELIRDQEKAEVSRAEGLLERLEQEIAELRRRDAELEQLSHTEDHIHFLQSCQSFCVPPELGDLPSITVSPHVSFEAVRKSVSGLKDRLEDVCKVELANISESGLKVAHTVESRTREDFLQYSCQLTLDPNTANKYLHLSEGNREVTRVKESQSYPNHPERFEGKAQVLCREGVSGCSYWEAEWSGGNTVSIAVSYKHISRKGNDNDCILGGNDKSWTLACFPSGYSFWHNNKDTEIPVPPSSRIGVYLDHRAGTLSFYSVSDTMTLLHRFQTTFTQPLYPGFGFSPGTSLKLCDLA, encoded by the exons atggctgaaggtggaATTTTACTGGATCATGACCAGTTCAGCTGTGCGATCTGTCTGGATCTGCTGAAGGATCCAGTGACgattccctgtggacacagttactgtaggggctgtattaagggctgCTGGAATCAAgatgatcatactggtgtctacagctgtccccagtgcagaacGACCTTCACTCCGAGGCCTGTTCTTGGCAGAAACACTATGCTGGCTGACGtcgtggagaaactgaagaaaacaggtctccaagctgctccttctgctctctgttacgctggacctggagacgtggcgtgtgatgtctgcactgggagaaagcgcaAAGCCGTCAAGTCCTGTCTGGTTTGTCTGGcatcttactgtgaaactcacctgAAACTTCACAATGAACTCAACCCAGGAAACACACATAATATTGTCAATGCTATTGGACATCTGCAGGACAATATTTGCCCTCAACATAAAAAACTGTTGGAGATTTACTGTCGTACCGATCAGCAGTgcatctgtctgctgtgtgtattCGAcgaacacagaggccatgatagTGTCTCAGTTGCAGTAGAAAGGACTGAGCAACAG aagcagctgggggcgacacagagtcaattccagcagagactccaggagagagagaaggagctgcaggatctgagacaggctgtgcagtcactcaag cACTCTGCACAGACAGTAGTGGAGGACAatgagaggatctttactgagatgatccgctccattgagagaaggtgctctgagatgaaagagctgatcagagatcaggagaaggctgaagtgagtcgggctgaaggactcctggagcgactggagcaggagattgctgagctgaggaggagagacgctgagctggagcagctttcacacacagaggatcacatccatttcctccag agctgtcagtctTTCTGTGTCCCTCCTGAACttggagacttacccagcatcactgtcagtccacacgtctcttttgaggctgtgaggaaatctgtctctggaCTGAAAGATCGACTTGAGGACGTCTGCAAGGTGGAACTGGCCAACATTTCTGAATCAGgtt tgaaagTAGCCCATACTGTAGAgtccaggaccagagaggatttcttacagt attcctgtcagctcacactggaccccaacacagcgaATAAATACCTccatctgtctgaggggaacagagaggtgacccgTGTGAAAGAGAGCCAGTCATATCCtaatcatccagagagatttgagggAAAAGCCCaagtgctgtgcagagagggtgtgtctggatgcagttactgggaggctgagtggagtgggggtAATACAGTGTCAatagcagtgtcatataaacacatcagcaggaaaggaaatGATAATGACTGTATACTGGGAGGTAATGACAAGTCCTGGACACTGGCCTGCTTTCCCTCCGGGTACTCTTTCTGGCACAATAACAAGGACACTGAAATCCCTGTTCCACCCTCCTCCAGAAtcggagtgtacctggatcacagggcaggaactctgtccttctacagtgtctctgacaccatgaccctcctgcacagattccagaccacattcactcagcctctCTATCCTGGGTTTGGGTTTTCTCCTGGAACCTCTttaaaactgtgtgatctggCATGA
- the LOC133108390 gene encoding tripartite motif-containing protein 16-like has product MAEGGILLDHDEFICVICLDLLKDPVTIPCGHSYCRGCIQDYWNQDDHTGVYSCPQCRTTFTPRPVLGRNTMLADVVEKLKKTGLQAAPSALCYAGPGDVACDVCTGRKRKAVKSCLVCLASYCETHLKLHNELNPGNTHNIINATGHLQDNMCPQHKKQLEVYCRTDQQCICLLCVINEHRGHDSVSAAVEWTEKQKQLGATQNKSQQRLQEREKELQDLRQAVQSLKCSAQTAVEDSERIFTEMIRSIERRCSEVKELIRDQEKAEVSRAEGLLERLEQEIAELRRRDAELVQLSHKEDHIHFLQSCQSLCVPPEPGDLPSIFVIPHVSFEAVRKSVSGLKDRLEDICKVELANISESVKEAHTVEPSTREDFLQYSCQLTLDPDTANKCLILHGSNVSNYNLNQSYPDHPERFEGKAQVLCREGVSGCCYWEAEWSGGGVFIAVSYKQISRKGKGANCELGGNDKSWRLACSPFRCSFRHNNKVIQIPVPPSSRIGVYLHHRAGTLSFYSVSDTMTLLHRVQTTFTQPLYPGFWFSPRSSVKLCDLA; this is encoded by the exons atggctgaaggtggaATTTTACTGGATCATGACGAGTTCATCTGTGTGATCTGTCTGGATTTGCTGAAAGATCCAGTgactattccctgtggacacagttactgtaggGGCTGTATTCAGGACTACTGGAATCAAgatgatcatactggtgtctacagctgtccccagtgcagaacGACCTTCACTCCAAGGCCTGTTCTGGGCAGAAACACTATGCTGGCTGATGtcgtggagaaactgaagaagacaggtctccaagctgctccttctgctctctgttatgctggacctggagacgtggcgtgtgatgtctgcactgggagaaagcgcaAAGCCGTCAAGTCCTGTCTGGTTTGTTTGGcatcttactgtgaaactcacctcaaacttCACAATGAGCTCAACCCAGGAAACACACATAATATCATCAATGCTACTGGACATCTGCAGGACAATATGTGCCCTCAACATAAAAAACAGTTGGAGGTTTACTGTCGTACCGATCAGCAGTGCatctgtttgctgtgtgtgatcaatgaacacagaggccatgatagTGTCTCAGCTGCAGTAGAAtggactgagaaacag aagcagctgggggcgacacAGAATAAATCCCAGCAGAgactccaggagagagagaaggagctgcaggatctgagacaggctgtgcagtcactcaag tgctctgcacagacagcagtggaggacagtgagaggatctttactgagatgatccgctccattgagagaaggtgctctgaggtgaaagagctgatcagagatcaggagaaggctgaagtgagtcgggctgaaggactcctggagcgactggagcaggagattgctgagctgaggaggagagacgctgagctggtgcagctttcacacaaagaggatcacatccatttcctccag agctgtcagtctctctgtgtccctcctgaacctggagacttacccagcatctTTGTCATTCCACacgtctcttttgaggctgtgaggaaatctgtctctggaCTGAAAGATCGACTTGAGGACATCTGCAAGGTGGAACTGGCCAACATTTCTGAATCAG TGAAAGAAGCCCATACTGTAGAGCCCAGTACCAGAGaggatttcttacagt attcctgtcagctcacactggaccctgACACAGCGAATAAATGCCTCATTCTGCATGGAAGCAACGTGTCCAATTATAATTTGAAccagtcatatcctgatcatccagagagatttgagggAAAAGCCCAAGTGTtgtgcagagagggtgtgtctggatgctgttactgggaggctgagtggagtgggggtggggtttttatagcagtgtcatataaacagatcagcaggaaaggaaaGGGTGCGAACTGTGAACTGGGAGGTAATGACAAGTCCTGGAGACTGGCCTGCTCTCCCTTCAGATGCTCTTTCAGGCACAATAACAAGGTCATTCAAATCCCTGTTCCACCCTCCTCCAGAATTGGAGTGTACCTgcatcacagggcaggaactctgtccttctacagtgtctctgacaccatgaccctcctgcacagagtccagaccacattcactcagcctctCTATCCTGGGTTTTGGTTTTCTCCTCGatcctctgtaaaactgtgtgatctggCATGA